A single window of Vigna unguiculata cultivar IT97K-499-35 chromosome 1, ASM411807v1, whole genome shotgun sequence DNA harbors:
- the LOC114187398 gene encoding protein MAIN-LIKE 1-like, protein MIWDGQDRAVKVVFHIKKVKKLGRPHPSVAPFVLASGLSPLCDILYEYIDLGLVLGFVERWHPETNTFHLPIGEMTITLDDVWSLLHLSISGNFCSTENLEYEDFVEILTTLLGVDRAMACVELNQSRGAQVRLSWLRELYDIYCENELWEFAARAYLLHLVGCTIFANKSATYVRTHYLELFRDLSTCRTYGWGVATLVHLYEQLGDASFANTKQLAGYLPLLQAWIYEHFPTLGRKQVRDTYVETEPRALRYVTGRAISAIADVRVQLDGLTYDGMIWNPYIAHRAARQLVTHGMFYGFLRVGTVVQRHLPERVLRQFGFIQPIPRPPSSVPMMDFEAIDDRWKKHEQFVVHQVVQAPAPFSCSDGYLQWFRRVSHSYNLRGAEADRPSLVLVPRLRRNLPDDITVQRTSPSSSSSGLLGLVKRIISGLQRMIDCRDVTKGTVAWDRTHELLQMARDGVEEEETRGGRRV, encoded by the exons ATGATATGGGATGGTCAG gATCGAGCTGTGAAAGTGGTCTTCcatattaaaaaagtgaagaaattagGACGTCCTCACCCTTCTGTTGCACCTTTTGTGTTAGCTTCTGGATTATCGCCTTTGTGCGacattttatatgaatatatcgATCTTGGGTTGGTATTGGGTTTCGTGGAGAGATGGCATCCCGAGACTAATACTTTTCATCTACCCATTGGGGAGATGACCATCACTTTGGATGACGTATGGTCACTTCTCCATCTTTCCATCAGTGGAAACTTTTGCTCGACTGAAAATCTAGAATATGAAGACTTTGTTGAGATTTTGACGACACTTCTTGGTGTTGACCGGGCCATGGCTTGTGTGGAGCTGAATCAAAGTCGGGGTGCACAGGTCCGACTTAGTTGGTTGAGAGAGTTGTATGACATCTATTGTGAAAACGAGCTATGGGAGTTTGCTGCACGTGCATATCTTTTGCACCTTGTAGGGTGCACGATATTTGCTAACAAAAGCGCCACCTATGTTCGTACACATTATCTCGAGCTATTTAGAGATCTCTCCACATGTCGTACATATGGTTGGGGAGTTGCTACTCTTGTCCACTTATATGAGCAGCTAGGAGATGCCAGCTTTGCAAATACAAAGCAATTAGCTGGATATCTACCTCTTCTGCAG GCTTGGATATACGAGCACTTCCCTACATTGGGAAGGAAGCAAGTACGGGATACATATGTGGAGACCGAACCCCGTGCTCTACGTTATGTCACTGGACGCGCCATTTCCGCTATAGCTGATGTTAGAGTCCAGTTGGATGGCTTGACATATGATGGGATGATTTGGAACCCATATATAGCACATAGAGCTGCTCGACAACTTGTAACACATGGCATGTTTTATGGCTTCCTGAGGGTTGGTACCGTCGTACAACGTCATTTGCCAGAGCGTGTGTTGCGACAATTTGGCTTCATCCAGCCTATTCCACGACCGCCTAGTTCGGTTCCCATGATGGACTTTGAGGCTATTGATGATCGATGGAAAAAGCACGAGCAGTTTGTTGTACATCAAGTGGTCCAAGCACCAGCTCCTTTTTCATGTTCAGATGGATATTTGCAGTGGTTTAGGAGAGTCTCCCATTCATACAATTTACGTGGAGCTGAGGCCGACCGACCTAGCCTTGTGCTTGTGCCCCGACTTCGTCGAAATTTGCCAGATGACATAACAGTTCAGAGGACGTCACCGTCATCATCTTCTAGTGGTTTATTG GGTCTCGTGAAACGCATTATAAGTGGTCTTCAGCGGATGATAGACTGTAGAGACGTTACTAAGGGCACAGTTGCCTGGGATCGCACTCATGAGTTATTGCAGATGGCTCGAGATGGCGTTGAAGAGGAAGAGACTAGAGGAGGACGTAGAGTTTGA